AACCCTTTTTCTTCTCGTAAACAAAGAATTTCTAATGCTACCATTCTCGTTGTCCTCAAAGATTGTAAAAGGCTTAATTATACTTTCTCTTCGATTGCTGAAAAAAATCATATATCTCCTTCCACTGTTATCAATATCTTCGATCAATATGTTGATATGAAACCTGCTCATCTTCCTAGAGTTTTATCTATTGATGAATTTTATTTGGGTACTTTCAAAAATAAATTTGCTTGTATTTTCATCGATTGGGAATCCGCTCAAATCATTGACATTTATCCAAGCAGAAAGAAATATGACCTTTATTCATATATGCAATATATTGATAAAAAGGACTTTGAAAATGTTCAATATGTCAGTATTGATATGAATACAACTTATAGAGATTTTGCTTATCATCATTTTAAAAATATCGTTGTCATGGTTGATTCTTTTCATGTCGTTAAAAACATCAATGATGCTCTTAAAAATTTAAGAATACATATCATGTATAAGTATGATAAAGATAGTGTTGAATATTATCTTCTTAAACATTGGTATTATCTTCTTATGATGAGAAAAGGTGATATTGAAGATAACTTACCTAAATTTAATAAGAAAATTGGATATATGATCAACAAACCTCAAATATTGTCATTGATACTTGATATAGATCCTTTACTAAAAAAAGCTTATCTTTGGAAAGAAAATTATTTAGACTTCAATGAGGATTATACATTTGATACTGCTTCTATAAGATATGATGAATTATATAATGAACTTAAACAAATGCGTATCAACGAATTCAAAGATGTCATAAGTTTTCTTGAAAATTGGAAAACAGAAATATTAAACTCATTTATCTACATAGATGAAAGAAGAATATCAAATGGTCCTATTGAATCTATCAACGGAAGAATAAAAGTACTTATGAAAACATCATTAAAATATAAAAATTTTGAAAGATTAAGAAACAGGATCATGTTTTGCATCAATAAAAATTCACTACCAT
The sequence above is drawn from the Coprobacillus cateniformis genome and encodes:
- a CDS encoding ISL3 family transposase, with the translated sequence MDYDTINLFGLQPTDVQNLSITRENDLIIISITLTQKIEVCPICGSLHSHVKDYKLRKISHSLFNMNKSVIYYRCRRFKCIDCGKTFVESNPFSSRKQRISNATILVVLKDCKRLNYTFSSIAEKNHISPSTVINIFDQYVDMKPAHLPRVLSIDEFYLGTFKNKFACIFIDWESAQIIDIYPSRKKYDLYSYMQYIDKKDFENVQYVSIDMNTTYRDFAYHHFKNIVVMVDSFHVVKNINDALKNLRIHIMYKYDKDSVEYYLLKHWYYLLMMRKGDIEDNLPKFNKKIGYMINKPQILSLILDIDPLLKKAYLWKENYLDFNEDYTFDTASIRYDELYNELKQMRINEFKDVISFLENWKTEILNSFIYIDERRISNGPIESINGRIKVLMKTSLKYKNFERLRNRIMFCINKNSLPLMTNEKNSHKVEGKKRGKYKKNK